CGAGGTCTTGCTGCGAGCGGCGACCACGTCGTCATCCACGGAAGGAGTGTGGAGCGGGGGATGGAGCTTGTGGCCGAGATTGAAGCCGAGGGGCGCGGGAGCGCACGCCTGTACCTTGCTGACCTCGCTTCATTCGACGAAGTCCGGTCGCTGGCATGGGCGATCCGGCGTGACTACGATCGGATCGACGTGCTCATCAAC
This sequence is a window from Longimicrobiales bacterium. Protein-coding genes within it:
- a CDS encoding SDR family NAD(P)-dependent oxidoreductase, with translation MSRIAGLAVALLITSSAVFPASGQELHPVAGRSPSDDQRVVFVTGSTGGLGREVARGLAASGDHVVIHGRSVERGMELVAEIEAEGRGSARLYLADLASFDEVRSLAWAIRRDYDRIDVLIN